The DNA sequence AAGAACAATTGGGCAAAAATTGAGTACAAGCCCGGTTCATATGGCTGGATAGCAGCATGGTATCTCGATAAGTCAGAGGTTTCCCCTGCAAACGGCAGCAAACCGGCAAAAGGCAGCACCATCACCATACTACATAACGGAACAAATATCAGGAAAGATGCCAGCACAGGAAGCTCTGTGCTGCAATTGGCCAACTCAGGGGAATCGTTCGAGGTGCTGGGCCGTGAGAAAGACTGGTACAAAATCAGCTTGGACGGGAAGGCAGGCTATGTAGCCGGATGGATCGTTTCCTTGAGCGGAAGCTCGCCCCAGATCGAAAAGCCGGGCGCAGAGCTTCACCTGCAGGGGAAAACCATCGTCCTTGATCCCGGCCACGGCGGCCGCGACAATGGCACAACCGGAGCGCGGGGAACCCAGGAGAAAACTGTTACCATTCAAACAGCCCAGCTTCTGTACAGCAAGCTGAAAGCTGCGGGCGCCAATGTAATCTTAACAAGATCCACTGACACCTATATCCCGCTCAGCTCGAGGGTCGGCTCCGCATCATACCATAATGCCGATGCTTTCATCAGCCTGCATTATGACAGCATAAATGACAAAAGTGTCCGCGGCATGACGGTTTACTATTATCATGGATTCCAAAAGCCTCTCGCCGAGAGCGTCCACAGCTCCCTGGCCGCCCAGACGAAGCTGAAGGACCGCGGTGTGCGGGCCGGCGATTATTTTGTCATCAGAGAAAATAATAAAAATGCCATTCTCCTTGAATTAGGCTATCTGAGCAACCCGGCAGAAGAAATGCTCGTTACCTCCCCTCAGTATCAGGAGGCAGCTGCAGCCGGCATTTATCAGGGCCTTGCCCGGTATTTTAAAAGATATTAATGCGATAGAGAGATCCTTCAAATTGAAGGTCTCTCTATTTTTTCAAAAAAAAACAGCCTTCTCAGACTGTCATTTGCTTTCTATTATCAGTGTGACCGGTCCGTCATTCACCAGGCTGACGTCCATCATGCTGCCAAACTGCCCTGTTTCTGTTTTAATGCCCTTTTCCCGGAGAAGCCCATTGAACGCCTCATAGATTTGAAGGGCATGGTCAGGCCTGGCCGCTTCCATGAAGTTTGGCCTTCTTCCTTTACGGCAGTCGCCGTATAGAGTGAACTGGGACACAGAAAGAATTTCTCCCCCAACATCCAGCAAAGATCTGTTCATCTTGCCCTCTTCATCTTCAAATACGCGGAGATTGGCAATTTTATCAGCCAGATATTCAGCATCTTTCACCCCATCCTCATGGGTGACGCCCACTAGCAAAACAAATCCGCGGGAAATGCTGCCTACAGCCTTTCCTTCTACAGTCACACTCGCTTCTTTGCTTCGCTGAACAACTACTCGCATTTTGTATACCCCTTAGTTCATGATACGTCTGACAGAATAGATGTCAGGAATCTGCTTGATGCGGTCCACAACTTTCTGCAGATGGCTTACATTTGTGATGCTGATCGACATATTGATGGTAGCCATTTTATTGCGGTCCGATTTGCCAGACACTGCAGATATATTTGTTTTGGTTTCATTGACGGCCTGCAGCACTTCGTTCAGAAGGCCGCGGCGGTCATAGCCGTTGATTTCAATCTCGACATTATATTCTTTTTTATCATTGAGGCCTGTTTCCCATTCAACCGGGATGAGCCTTGCTTTGGCATCGGCAGTATCAATATTGGTACAGTCTGAACGGTGGACAGACACCCCCCTGCCTTTAGTGATAAAGCCGACAATTTCATCTCCCGGCACTGGATTGCAGCAGCGGGAAAGTCGGATCAGGAGATTATCAATCCCTGAAACCCTTACGCCAGATTCCCTTTTCTTGACAGAAGGGAAGGATTTCAATTCCGAAACGGCATTGG is a window from the Bacillus infantis NRRL B-14911 genome containing:
- the dtd gene encoding D-aminoacyl-tRNA deacylase — its product is MRVVVQRSKEASVTVEGKAVGSISRGFVLLVGVTHEDGVKDAEYLADKIANLRVFEDEEGKMNRSLLDVGGEILSVSQFTLYGDCRKGRRPNFMEAARPDHALQIYEAFNGLLREKGIKTETGQFGSMMDVSLVNDGPVTLIIESK
- a CDS encoding SH3 domain-containing protein, with protein sequence MLKSSNILLFLCFILLAGGVWRPSESTAASGGTALIADSGVNIRGGPGLSYSIVKQAAKGDRYPILKESGDWLQLNLGGGSTGWVAGWLAVKEAGKKESASVSSGGTVTADGLRVRSNPGTDASVIAVLNKGQKAGIIEKEGNWVRITGSFGNGWVSADFITEGSSKAEAASAAEGTVTGDSLNVRSAPGTQGTVLGKLQSGDRVSIVSDNGSWTEIIFRGNHAWVSSEFISSSKSLSQNPSAGSSAKPSGRLTGTVTAQTLNLRDTSSLNGKVLGSVSKGETYSIIEEKNNWAKIEYKPGSYGWIAAWYLDKSEVSPANGSKPAKGSTITILHNGTNIRKDASTGSSVLQLANSGESFEVLGREKDWYKISLDGKAGYVAGWIVSLSGSSPQIEKPGAELHLQGKTIVLDPGHGGRDNGTTGARGTQEKTVTIQTAQLLYSKLKAAGANVILTRSTDTYIPLSSRVGSASYHNADAFISLHYDSINDKSVRGMTVYYYHGFQKPLAESVHSSLAAQTKLKDRGVRAGDYFVIRENNKNAILLELGYLSNPAEEMLVTSPQYQEAAAAGIYQGLARYFKRY